A single region of the Chrysiogenia bacterium genome encodes:
- the argF gene encoding ornithine carbamoyltransferase: MAKRDLIALTDLTREEVLRLLSLAAELKADRAAGREKPRLSGKTLGMIFEKSSTRTRVSFEVAITDQGGRAIFLSHRDIQLGRGETIRDTAQVLSRYCHGLVLRTSGHERVIELARWSRVPVINGLSDYNHPCQILADLLTIQESFGRCEGLRVAYVGDGNNVATSWILATALLDIDLWIATPEGFEPDRRALDEAERIGGPGKVHVVRDPVEAASGAHVLYTDVWTSMGQEEEAERRRKAFKGYAITRELLSHADSEAKVLHCLPAHWGEEIEAELEGDPRLVIFDEAENRLHAQKALLVELLG; encoded by the coding sequence ATGGCCAAGCGCGATCTCATTGCCCTGACCGATCTCACGCGCGAGGAAGTGCTGCGCCTGCTCTCGCTGGCGGCCGAGCTCAAGGCCGACCGGGCGGCTGGCCGCGAGAAACCGCGCCTTTCGGGCAAGACCCTCGGCATGATTTTCGAGAAGAGCTCGACGCGAACGCGCGTCTCGTTTGAAGTGGCAATCACCGACCAGGGCGGCCGCGCGATCTTTCTCTCCCACCGGGACATCCAGCTCGGTCGCGGTGAGACCATTCGCGATACCGCGCAGGTCCTCTCGCGCTACTGCCACGGACTGGTGCTGCGCACCAGCGGGCACGAGCGCGTGATCGAACTGGCGCGCTGGTCCAGGGTGCCGGTCATCAACGGGCTCTCCGACTACAATCATCCCTGCCAGATCCTCGCCGACCTGCTCACGATCCAGGAATCCTTTGGCCGTTGCGAGGGGCTTCGCGTGGCCTATGTGGGCGACGGCAACAACGTCGCAACCTCGTGGATCCTGGCCACAGCACTACTGGACATCGACCTGTGGATCGCGACCCCGGAGGGTTTCGAGCCCGACCGCCGCGCCCTCGACGAGGCCGAGCGCATCGGCGGCCCCGGCAAGGTGCACGTCGTCCGCGACCCGGTGGAAGCCGCCAGCGGCGCCCACGTGCTCTATACGGACGTCTGGACCAGCATGGGGCAGGAAGAGGAAGCCGAGCGGAGGCGCAAGGCGTTTAAGGGCTACGCCATCACGCGCGAGCTGCTCTCCCATGCTGATTCGGAGGCCAAAGTTCTTCACTGCCTGCCCGCGCACTGGGGCGAAGAGATAGAAGCGGAGCTCGAGGGCGATCCGCGGCTGGTCATCTTCGATGAGGCGGAAAATCGACTCCACGCGCAAAAAGCGCTATTGGTAGAGCTACTTGGCTGA
- a CDS encoding aspartate aminotransferase family protein, giving the protein MSKSAKSGLKPGSKSRSISRRAQKVLFPNYGPRDLAFEKGEGSYLIDADGNRYLDCLSGIAVTSLGHANPVVAKAIADQAATLVHTSNLYLIEPQVKLAELLTKNSFADKAFFCNSGAEAVEGAIKLARRWGTTNKGKNCTKIVVAEGGFHGRTLGALSATPKEKYQEGFGPLVEGFKRAPFGDIAAFKKAITKKTCAVLIEPIQGEGGVNVASAKFFKELRRLCDDNRVLLIFDEVQVGMGRLGTLFGYQHVGVEPDVLTLAKALGNGFPIGAVLSRGELAELMTPGSHGTTFGGNFLATTAAIAAFGLLSKKSTLANCNKQGTILRNGLEELAGKYKGRIREIRGAGLLVGCELSGEAAPVLQAAREQGVLLGTAGPKVIRFAPSLLIKTSEIKQALAALDKALAATAESA; this is encoded by the coding sequence GGTTCTTTTTCCCAACTACGGCCCGCGCGATCTCGCCTTTGAGAAGGGCGAGGGCAGCTACCTGATCGACGCCGACGGCAATCGCTACCTCGATTGCCTGAGCGGCATCGCCGTGACTTCCCTGGGACACGCCAACCCGGTCGTGGCGAAGGCCATTGCCGATCAGGCGGCCACGCTCGTTCACACCTCGAACCTCTACCTCATCGAGCCCCAGGTGAAGCTGGCCGAGCTGCTGACGAAGAACTCATTCGCCGACAAGGCGTTCTTCTGCAACTCGGGCGCCGAGGCGGTCGAGGGCGCTATCAAGCTGGCGCGGCGCTGGGGCACGACGAACAAGGGTAAGAACTGCACAAAGATCGTCGTGGCCGAGGGCGGCTTCCACGGCCGGACGCTGGGCGCGCTCTCTGCAACGCCCAAAGAAAAATACCAGGAGGGCTTTGGCCCGCTGGTCGAGGGCTTCAAGCGCGCGCCCTTTGGGGACATTGCGGCCTTCAAGAAGGCGATTACCAAGAAAACATGCGCCGTTCTCATTGAGCCCATCCAGGGCGAGGGCGGCGTCAACGTGGCGAGCGCGAAGTTCTTCAAGGAACTGCGAAGACTCTGCGACGATAACCGCGTGCTTCTGATCTTCGATGAAGTGCAGGTGGGCATGGGCCGGCTTGGTACGCTCTTTGGTTACCAGCACGTGGGCGTCGAGCCCGACGTGCTCACGCTGGCCAAGGCGCTGGGCAACGGCTTCCCCATCGGCGCGGTACTCAGCCGCGGCGAGCTGGCCGAGCTGATGACGCCGGGCAGCCACGGCACCACTTTCGGTGGCAACTTCCTGGCGACCACGGCGGCGATCGCCGCGTTCGGGCTGCTCTCGAAGAAGAGCACGCTGGCCAACTGCAACAAGCAGGGGACCATCCTGCGCAACGGACTCGAAGAACTGGCCGGCAAGTACAAGGGCCGGATTCGCGAGATCCGTGGCGCCGGTTTGCTGGTGGGTTGCGAACTCTCGGGCGAAGCGGCCCCGGTGCTGCAGGCCGCGCGCGAGCAGGGAGTGCTGCTCGGAACAGCCGGTCCCAAGGTGATTCGCTTTGCCCCCTCGCTTCTGATCAAGACGAGCGAGATAAAGCAGGCGCTCGCCGCGCTCGACAAGGCGCTGGCCGCCACGGCGGAGAGTGCGTGA